The nucleotide sequence TCCCGTTAGCGCAGCCGAGCCGAGGTGCACCGTATACGTTTGTCCAGTCTTGCGAGCCGTGCGCTTGACGGCCTGCGACTCGCCATCGACGGACAGTTCGAGCAACTCGTAGAATTCACGACTGCTTGCATCCATCCCGGGTCGGGGCAACATGAGCCAGGTTGACGTCGCCGGAACATCCTGTCTTAAGTCGTTGTACTCGTCTCGATCCGACACGCAGGCGAAGCGACGGATCGGACCGGACGGGATCGTGGTGTACTCCCACTCGACGACCACATCGAAGAGCGGTGTCGCCGCGCTGTTTCGTGTCGGCGCGTCGGACAGACGGACTCGAACTTCAACGTCATGCCACCGCTCCGCGGCGTGGATTGCTTGATCGCGGACGTCCCGGTAAATCTCACTCGCGAATTGCTCGTCGCCGAGGCGCAAGGCCATGACGTTCGATGCGATGTCATCAAGGAGCTGCGGGTTGGCAACTCGCTTGAGATCTTCAGGATGAATGGCGAAGCCTTCGATCACAGCATCGCGCATGGCTGGGGCCTGTTCACGAATGATGGCGCGGAACTGCTCAACGGTCGCCGCTTCTTGATCTTTGCGAAAGCTGTACTCGAAGAGCGTCCCAAGAAAGCCGGCGCCAAATAGGGTACCGCCAAGTTCGCCGAGCGGAACAACGTGCAACCAGGACCACGCGCCGAGACCGAGACCGGAGAGCCAGCCGTTCGCCATGATGAGGAGGATTCCAGCTAGTATCAGACCTACCGCAAGCAACGCCGCCTTTGTTTTGCGAAGCCGAAACGCCAATGATGTTGTGTTGTTGATAGCCACTGCTTATGGCTAGTTTAACAAAATACGAGCTAGGCGCCTATAGCGACGGCTCAACTGCGCGCGGCCGTAAGCGCGAGAACGTGCATGTCGAGACGTCTCCCGCCGCACAAGTAACGCTTACGCAGTAGGCCCTCTTCAATGAATCCCATCTTGTTGAAGAGCGCAAGCGATTGATCGTTACCCGCGACAACCCACGCTTCAAGACGGACCAAACCGAGGAAATTCAAGCCCCAGTTGACGGCATGCTCGACCGCGGCGCGGCCGTACCCTCGTTGACGATCGGCCGGGCGCCAGATGCAGACGCCGACCTGTGCGAAGCCATTTCTCCAGTCGATGCCGTGCAGCGAGCACTCCCCGACAACGCGTTCGCTGCACTCGAGGACGAAGGTGTACTCAGTAGCGGGCTGCGGACCGGCAGTTGCTGCTACTTTTCGACGAAGCTCCGCCGCGCTCCGGGGTCGCCAAAACGGCGGCCCGTACGGCGCCAGTTCTGACCAATCCGCACATGCCGCGATAATTTGCGGCACGTCAGAATCCGCCAACGCCCTGATGCTAAGTGACCGATTCGTTGTTTTGGCGTTCTCCATAGTTGCGGCGATGCTACGCATGCGGCTGTCTACATACAAGTAGCGCAGCTTGTTAGATTCGATGAAGCCCTACTGCCTGAGCGCAGAACATCTTCTGCAAGGACTCTTTAGGAAAGCAACATTTCTCGGAGACGCAGGCTCTCGGCTGCCCAAAACACTGCGGGGTACGTTGCCGTAAAAGCGAAAAGGAACAAATTGAGGCCCATCGTATACGCGATTGAGACGTGCAACACGACACCGGCGGAGATATACAGCAGAGCCAAATTCGGAGACACTATGGCCAGGGCGAAGCTCGCTTCGAAGACGATCACGAACCAGTTAGCCAACAAAGCAACATTTCGATGCTTGCTTAGGAGCCGGCCGAACGCGGGCAGGCCGTGACTGTGCGTGGATAGGACAGCCGGCAGAGCAGATCCCGACCGCCAGATTGGCGAGATGAGTTTTGCTATACCCGACGTGGTGTAGGACAGCACGGCCTGCAGGACGATGAATGCAAGACACACTTTAGCGGCAAGAGGCGACGCAAAGGCGTTGCCGCCGAGCAGTAGCGCGATTGCGATGATCGCGAACATCTGATCGGAACCTTCGGTGCCCATGGATGATCTGTACGACTGGTACAGCATCGCCACTGTAAGAACCGCAATGCTCGCTGTGAAGTAGCTAGTGAAGGGAGACACCAGCATCATGCCCCCCGAAGCAACTACTCGCGCAGCTGCCACCGTAATGATCATTTTTGGTCTATATAGCGCGTCGAGAACGAGAGTGCGAGAACTTGCTTCTCCGAGAGAGCCGCTTCGCACTCGTAAGCGCACAATCCGCCAAGGAAGATATCGCTCAACTCGACCGCTGGCGTGCAGGAAGAGTACTTCCGCAGACGCAACAAGTTGACCGAGACCGAAGACAACCGCAGTCGAATGGTAAACGCCAGCGACGTCAGACATGGACGGTGTTGTCCGGATCGCATGAGAAAAGCGGTGAGCACAGCGCCACCGTGATGGCGTCGTCGTCGCGTCCGCCTAACCTTTCCGCTATGACGAATTGACGAAATGCGTCTGCTTCTGGTGCTTGCTCGGATGCGTTCAAGACGATATTGAGCAGCACAAGGTAAGGAATGGAGATGAGGAGATGTTCACTCAGCTCGTACTCTGGCGTATCGGGACGGCTAGCCTGAAGTCGCTCCAGTTGATGTGCTAGCGAATTGACGCTGTCAATGACGACCTTTGCCCTACGTCGCCCAGGATTCCACAGGCCATGGCTCAGCTGACGGCGGCTGACGATGGGTACTTCAGTCCAACCGCTGACGCCGATCTTGGGCGTCACTTCTCGGTACAGTAGATGGTAATCGCTTCGGCCTGGCCGAGGCGCAAAGAACGTCCACTTGGGGATCAGGTTGAGCGGATCATGACGATGAATTGCGTCGTTAATTCGTTGATTGTCGACCTGATTCAAGACCGTGAGAACAGTCCAGCACGTGAAGACGACGATCAATGCCGCCTCCATCGTTCGGCTTAGCCGCGCGTGCTGCGCTGAAGAATCGCGCTCCGCAGACGAAGTAGTCCTTCGAGCGATGTCTGCGTGTTGGCAGCGATTTTCGGCAAGGCCTCCGACGGCAGTGTCTCTGGTTCGGTTTCCGGTTCGGAGCCGAAGACGTGATGCCACGCTGCACGACCAGCGTCGTATCCGTTTTGGACTGTCTGTGCGAACCAGTCCCAGGCAGACGCTACGGGACGCGTTGACATAATGAGGGACCGAGCAGGTCCTTTGACGCGTGGCTTCTGCCCATTGGCGACGTAGTTGGCTGCGGCAGCTCTTACTTCGTCGTCCGTCGCGCCGGCGGCTCGTTGCATGCTGTCAACACTTGCTTCGACCCGTTCGATGGCAGCTGCACTCAATGTTGCGTTCGACATCCCCCACCGCTTTCCACGCGACATCGCTTGCGACCACGGTGTGATCACTCGGTCGAGCGTGAGGCGAAAATACCACCTTCGGTTTTCATGCGCCAGAGATTCTTTTTCTCGTCTCTGCACATCAGATTGATTGACGCGAACCTGAGCGAGGAGTAGCAATTCACAGGGTATCTCGTCGGCAACTACAAGCTAGCTAAGCTCAGAAATGTTCGACGGAAACGTCGTTCGACAGTTGTCGTGTCGCTATGTCAGCGGCTTCAGCTTGAAGACGTCGCAGACCGATCTCTCGCGCATCGTATCCGAGGTATGTCACGCCGATGAGCGTGAGCCATGAACTTGATAAATGACACGGCGACCGATGGCGACCGCATGGTCAGCGAATCGCTCGTAGTAGCGTCCGAGCAATGTGACGTCGACCGCTGCGGCAACACCATGGCCCCACTCCGCTGCCAGCACCACCTCAAACAAGTGGGAGCGCATATCGTCGAGCGCGTCATCCTGCTGCCGTAAGTGAGTCGCACGACGTGGGTCGACCGAAAGCAGGACATCACCCGCTGCCGTGCTTACGCTCGTCGCCAATCGTCCCATCTCGGCGAAAACAGGCTCCACTTCGATGGGGACGGCGTGGGTGGGGTGACGACGTCTTGCGATCTTCGCGACATGGATTGCCAATGCCGCCATTCGATCAACATCGGCGCAGTTCTGCATGGTCGCAATCACTGCACGTAGGTCACTCGCTACTGGTGCCTGCAACGCCATGAGGAGGAAGGCCTTCTCTTCTGCCTCGGCGATCACAGCTTTGAAATCGTCAACCCGCCCTATGACATCTTCGGCGCGTAGGAGGTCGGCCGTAAGCAGCGCGGTCGTCGCCTCCTGCATTGCGTCGCCCGCAAGATTGCAAGCTGCCGCCACTTGTGCGGTCAGCGCTTCCAAGTCTGCTCGGAAGTTTTTGCGCATCAACCGACGATACGGATGCGCATCATGAGCTGGCGGACTTCGGATGTGAACGGTTCGTGAACGCAAGCTGTGAGATCATGGCGAAAGCCCTGCTCACGATGATCTTCAAGACATCGGTACAGTCGCCGCTTCCGAGGTACTCCGACGGCGTTCGCAGAAACAGGTCAAACTCCATTCGTTCTGCCAAAGCTGGTGCGCGCTCTCGCAGCTGACAGACACCAGCCGCCTTCTCCGGCCGCATGTCACGGAACTTTGACCGCTCACCGATGACCCATTGCTTCCATTGACTTCCAAGTCGAACGTTTCAGTTGTGCTCTGGGCGGGCACGTTGCCTGCGCGGTCGGACGAGTTGGTTGCGCTCCATGTCGCGATCGCAGGCGAATGCATGTGGCAACC is from Mycolicibacterium grossiae and encodes:
- a CDS encoding GNAT family N-acetyltransferase; translation: MADSDVPQIIAACADWSELAPYGPPFWRPRSAAELRRKVAATAGPQPATEYTFVLECSERVVGECSLHGIDWRNGFAQVGVCIWRPADRQRGYGRAAVEHAVNWGLNFLGLVRLEAWVVAGNDQSLALFNKMGFIEEGLLRKRYLCGGRRLDMHVLALTAARS
- the phoU gene encoding phosphate signaling complex protein PhoU — its product is MRKNFRADLEALTAQVAAACNLAGDAMQEATTALLTADLLRAEDVIGRVDDFKAVIAEAEEKAFLLMALQAPVASDLRAVIATMQNCADVDRMAALAIHVAKIARRRHPTHAVPIEVEPVFAEMGRLATSVSTAAGDVLLSVDPRRATHLRQQDDALDDMRSHLFEVVLAAEWGHGVAAAVDVTLLGRYYERFADHAVAIGRRVIYQVHGSRSSA